A stretch of the uncultured Trichococcus sp. genome encodes the following:
- a CDS encoding alpha-mannosidase gives MKKKVYIISHSHWDREWYMAYEQHHMRLVELMDDLLELCETDPDFNSFHLDGQTIILDDYLEVRPEKREALIKAIQQGKLQIGPFYILQDAFLVSSESNVRNMLIGMEESKKWGKPVMLGYFPDTFGNMGQTPQMMLQANLESAAFGRGVKPIGFDNEVLEADNYTSQYSEMFWKGPDGSEIFGLLFANWYSNGNEIPTDPEEAKVFWGQKLEDVEKFGATNHYLMMNGVDHQPVQKDITKAIRLANEMFPEYEFVHSNFTEYLEAVQQELPADLGTVHGELTSQETDGWFTLANTSSARVYLKQWNTRVARRLENIAEPLAAMAYELTGEYPHDQLDYAWKTYMQNHPHDSICGCSVDEVHREMIPRFEKANEVGKFVAEEALSTLTEEIDTSVFPVDSKPFVVFNTTGMKKSGLATVEVELERQTFSEGIPSELFHALKAKAAENYVVINAQGEPLSATVSEEKVRFNYDLPKDRFRIPYMERYVTITLQVADMAPFSWESFALVVGEHEAENEKLIHSDGRVLENSYLKATIADNGSLAVTSKVTGHTLENLLVFENVGDIGNEYIFKQPEIDAAVLSTSFPHRIEVLENSAVSGKVRLTQTLEIPKSADGRLKEEQEAVVDFRYRKAQRSKERVPFVLETIISLDHVTRHLEFETTVNNQAEDHRLRVLFPTTIHSDSHEADSIYEAVKRPNHVSSHWKNPTNPQHQHAFVNVHNEEFGVTVANFGLNEYEIVDDTIAVTLLRSVGELGDWGYFPTPEAQCKGEHVFRYALEMHGEPETRYETYKAAQAWQVPFQTKQTIVQSGKLDDKKQYLAVDGDTFAVTALKRRGSDNQLVLRGYNLADRECALTIKKDDHADSVLLNLLEEEIGEVSSHMQPYEIRTIGIKGEE, from the coding sequence ATGAAAAAGAAAGTATATATCATTTCCCACAGCCATTGGGACCGTGAATGGTACATGGCCTATGAACAACACCATATGCGCTTGGTGGAACTGATGGATGATCTGTTGGAGCTGTGCGAAACCGATCCGGATTTCAATAGCTTCCATCTGGACGGTCAGACGATTATTTTAGACGACTATCTGGAAGTGCGCCCGGAGAAACGTGAGGCGCTGATAAAAGCGATACAGCAAGGTAAACTGCAGATCGGGCCATTCTACATTTTGCAGGATGCGTTCTTGGTAAGTTCAGAGTCCAATGTGCGAAACATGCTGATCGGCATGGAGGAAAGCAAAAAATGGGGCAAGCCGGTAATGCTGGGCTACTTCCCGGATACATTCGGCAATATGGGACAGACCCCGCAGATGATGCTGCAGGCGAATTTGGAGAGTGCAGCGTTCGGCCGCGGTGTGAAACCGATCGGCTTTGACAACGAAGTGTTGGAAGCTGACAATTATACGTCGCAATACTCGGAAATGTTCTGGAAAGGGCCGGACGGCAGCGAGATTTTTGGCCTGTTGTTCGCGAACTGGTACAGCAACGGGAACGAAATTCCTACCGATCCCGAAGAAGCAAAAGTGTTCTGGGGGCAAAAGCTGGAGGACGTAGAAAAATTCGGTGCGACCAACCATTACTTGATGATGAACGGGGTAGACCATCAGCCGGTCCAAAAGGATATCACCAAAGCCATCCGACTCGCAAATGAAATGTTCCCGGAGTACGAATTTGTTCATTCCAATTTCACGGAATATTTGGAAGCCGTCCAACAGGAGTTGCCGGCAGATTTGGGCACGGTGCACGGTGAGTTGACGAGCCAAGAGACGGATGGTTGGTTCACTTTGGCGAACACGTCCTCGGCCCGCGTTTATTTGAAGCAGTGGAACACGCGAGTGGCGCGCCGATTGGAAAATATCGCTGAGCCTTTAGCTGCGATGGCCTACGAATTAACCGGTGAATACCCGCACGATCAATTGGACTATGCATGGAAAACGTATATGCAAAACCACCCGCATGACAGTATTTGTGGTTGTTCTGTAGACGAGGTGCACAGAGAAATGATTCCTCGTTTTGAAAAAGCCAATGAAGTAGGGAAATTTGTTGCAGAGGAAGCACTTTCGACGCTGACTGAGGAAATCGATACTTCCGTTTTTCCGGTCGACAGTAAACCGTTTGTGGTATTCAATACGACAGGAATGAAAAAATCAGGCCTGGCTACTGTTGAAGTGGAGTTGGAAAGACAAACGTTTTCTGAAGGGATCCCGAGCGAACTCTTTCATGCCTTAAAGGCAAAAGCAGCCGAGAACTACGTGGTCATAAACGCTCAGGGAGAACCCCTTTCGGCTACCGTCAGTGAAGAAAAAGTCCGGTTCAACTATGATTTGCCAAAAGATCGTTTCCGGATACCTTACATGGAACGTTATGTGACCATCACACTTCAAGTTGCTGATATGGCGCCATTTTCTTGGGAAAGCTTTGCTTTGGTAGTCGGAGAGCATGAGGCCGAAAATGAAAAATTGATCCACTCGGACGGCAGAGTGCTTGAAAACAGCTATTTAAAAGCCACCATTGCGGACAATGGCAGTTTAGCGGTCACTTCAAAAGTAACCGGCCACACGTTAGAGAATCTTCTCGTTTTTGAGAACGTGGGCGATATCGGGAATGAGTATATCTTTAAGCAACCGGAAATCGATGCGGCTGTTCTGTCGACAAGCTTTCCGCATCGCATAGAGGTGTTGGAAAACTCTGCAGTGTCAGGGAAGGTTCGTTTGACCCAAACACTGGAAATTCCGAAATCGGCAGACGGACGTTTGAAAGAGGAACAAGAAGCTGTGGTTGATTTCCGATACCGCAAGGCGCAGCGATCAAAAGAAAGGGTGCCCTTTGTGTTGGAGACAATCATTTCGTTGGATCATGTCACCAGGCATCTGGAATTCGAAACGACCGTCAATAATCAGGCGGAAGATCACCGCTTGAGAGTGCTTTTCCCTACGACAATCCATTCTGATTCGCATGAAGCGGACAGTATTTATGAAGCGGTCAAACGACCAAATCACGTCTCCAGCCATTGGAAAAATCCGACTAATCCGCAACATCAGCATGCTTTCGTGAATGTTCATAATGAAGAATTCGGTGTGACGGTAGCCAATTTCGGCTTGAATGAGTATGAAATCGTGGACGATACGATTGCCGTAACGTTGCTTCGTTCAGTGGGCGAACTCGGTGACTGGGGCTATTTCCCGACGCCGGAAGCCCAGTGCAAAGGGGAGCATGTTTTCCGCTATGCCTTGGAAATGCATGGAGAGCCGGAAACGCGCTATGAGACGTACAAAGCTGCACAAGCGTGGCAAGTGCCTTTCCAAACGAAGCAAACCATCGTTCAATCCGGTAAACTGGATGACAAAAAACAATACCTTGCGGTGGATGGCGATACTTTTGCCGTGACGGCGCTGAAACGTCGGGGTTCAGACAATCAGTTGGTCTTAAGAGGGTATAACTTGGCTGATAGAGAGTGCGCACTCACCATCAAAAAAGACGATCATGCCGACTCTGTTCTGCTGAATTTGCTGGAAGAAGAAATCGGAGAAGTAAGCAGCCACATGCAGCCGTATGAAATTCGTACGATCGGGATCAAAGGAGAGGAATAA
- a CDS encoding glycoside hydrolase family 1 protein: protein MPIKFPDAFLWGAATSAPQSEGGQYSDGKSASTWDVWFERNPERFHDQVGPKDTSFVYERYQEDIGLMTEMNFNSFRTSISWNRLLPDGKTLNEAAVRFYRDYFGKMKQQGIEPIVNLFHFDMPWWLMEKGGWENREAIDHFAFYANTAFEAFGDIVQSWVTFNEPIVHVECGYMGDDHWPQVRDFKRAVTVAYHTALAHAAAVSEFRKLAASASQIGIILNLSPVYARSESAGDLEAKRAMEELQIRSFLDPAVKGNYSERLVALLEENGLLPDTQPDDAALLSAGKVDFLGVNYYQPIRVQSVPQDEVHHPAQSMDDFARRYDWPEKIMNPYRGWEIYPEGIYDLAMMIKEEYGNIPWFVSENGMGVAEEERFMDETGMVQDDYRIAFIRDHLQQVLRAIEAGANCQGYHLWTFVDCWSWLNAYKNRYGFYRLDLETGNRTPKKSSFWMREIIKANQLD, encoded by the coding sequence ATGCCAATAAAATTTCCTGACGCGTTCCTATGGGGAGCGGCAACGTCAGCACCACAATCGGAAGGCGGTCAATACAGCGACGGCAAATCCGCAAGCACCTGGGATGTCTGGTTTGAGAGAAACCCGGAACGTTTCCACGATCAGGTGGGACCGAAAGATACTTCATTTGTATATGAAAGATATCAAGAGGATATTGGTTTGATGACGGAAATGAACTTCAATTCATTCCGCACTTCGATTTCCTGGAATCGTTTGTTGCCGGACGGCAAGACGCTCAACGAAGCGGCTGTGCGTTTTTACCGTGATTATTTTGGAAAAATGAAACAGCAGGGGATTGAACCGATCGTTAATCTGTTCCATTTTGACATGCCGTGGTGGTTAATGGAAAAAGGCGGATGGGAGAATCGTGAGGCGATCGATCATTTCGCTTTTTACGCAAACACTGCGTTTGAAGCGTTCGGTGATATCGTTCAAAGCTGGGTAACCTTCAATGAACCGATTGTTCATGTGGAGTGCGGCTATATGGGGGATGATCATTGGCCTCAAGTAAGAGACTTCAAGCGCGCGGTTACGGTTGCTTACCACACCGCGCTGGCGCATGCTGCAGCCGTAAGCGAATTCCGTAAGCTGGCTGCTTCGGCAAGCCAAATCGGCATTATTTTGAACTTATCGCCGGTGTATGCGCGTTCTGAGAGTGCCGGGGATTTGGAAGCTAAACGAGCGATGGAAGAACTCCAGATCCGTAGTTTTTTGGATCCGGCCGTAAAAGGGAACTATTCGGAACGGCTGGTGGCGCTGCTGGAAGAAAACGGTTTGTTGCCGGATACACAACCAGATGATGCCGCTTTGTTGTCGGCGGGTAAAGTCGATTTTCTGGGTGTGAACTATTATCAACCGATCCGTGTCCAGTCTGTGCCGCAAGACGAGGTACACCATCCAGCCCAAAGCATGGATGACTTTGCCCGCAGATACGATTGGCCAGAAAAGATAATGAATCCTTATCGCGGCTGGGAAATTTATCCGGAAGGCATTTACGATTTAGCAATGATGATCAAGGAAGAGTATGGGAACATCCCTTGGTTCGTTTCTGAGAATGGCATGGGTGTTGCGGAGGAAGAACGCTTTATGGATGAAACCGGAATGGTTCAGGATGACTATCGGATCGCATTCATCCGGGATCACTTGCAGCAAGTCCTCCGGGCGATTGAAGCGGGTGCGAACTGCCAAGGCTATCATTTATGGACTTTCGTGGATTGTTGGTCTTGGCTGAATGCCTACAAAAATCGATATGGTTTCTACCGCTTGGACCTTGAGACCGGAAATCGGACACCCAAGAAGAGCTCTTTCTGGATGCGTGAGATCATCAAGGCCAATCAGTTGGACTGA
- a CDS encoding ROK family protein yields MYYGGIEAGGTKFVCAIADRDLEMISKVSIPTTTPEETFDRIFAFFDQYEMKAMGVGSFGPIGIDPKKPNYGYVLATPKKGWAHYNFLGALKERYAIPIAWTTDVNAAAYGEVKQGAAKGKASCIYLTVGTGIGGGVVIDGEVFQGNSHPEMGHMHIKRHPEDNYAGNCPYHEDCLEGLAAGPSLEARTGIKGQELPLSHPVWDIQAYYIAQALMSYTLILAPDRIVLGGGVMNQDHLLEKIRKQFTEQMAGYMETPDVDDYIVRWGLPNESGIRGSLLLAQQAAQ; encoded by the coding sequence ATGTATTACGGAGGGATTGAAGCCGGCGGAACCAAGTTTGTTTGTGCCATAGCGGATAGGGATCTGGAAATGATCAGCAAAGTGAGCATTCCAACAACGACACCTGAAGAAACATTTGACAGGATATTCGCTTTTTTTGACCAGTACGAAATGAAGGCGATGGGTGTCGGTTCATTCGGGCCTATCGGGATTGATCCAAAAAAACCAAATTACGGTTATGTGCTGGCAACCCCGAAAAAGGGTTGGGCGCATTATAATTTTTTGGGTGCCTTGAAAGAAAGGTATGCCATCCCGATTGCGTGGACGACTGATGTCAACGCAGCGGCGTATGGAGAAGTGAAACAAGGCGCTGCGAAAGGGAAAGCCAGTTGCATCTATCTGACTGTCGGAACCGGAATCGGTGGCGGTGTAGTCATTGATGGGGAGGTTTTCCAAGGGAATTCTCACCCGGAAATGGGGCATATGCACATAAAACGCCATCCCGAAGACAATTATGCAGGGAATTGTCCGTATCATGAAGATTGTTTGGAAGGGCTGGCTGCCGGTCCGTCTTTGGAAGCGCGGACGGGAATAAAAGGGCAAGAGTTGCCATTAAGCCATCCGGTCTGGGATATCCAAGCCTATTATATTGCGCAAGCGCTGATGAGCTACACGCTTATCCTGGCGCCGGATCGGATTGTGTTAGGCGGGGGCGTGATGAATCAAGACCACCTTTTGGAAAAAATCCGTAAGCAATTCACGGAGCAAATGGCCGGATACATGGAAACGCCGGATGTGGATGATTACATCGTCCGTTGGGGATTGCCGAATGAAAGCGGGATCCGCGGAAGCCTTCTTTTGGCCCAGCAAGCAGCACAATGA